The window CACGTCCTGCGGCGGGAGCTGTCCGAACCCCGTCAGCCGGGCGCGCAGGTATTCCTCGTGGAACAGCTCCTTGCCCGTGGTCCGCGGCGCGGGCAACCGGTAGTACGGCTCAGCGAGCAGGCACTCCAGCAGAGCATCGTGTACCCGTCCGGCGGCCCCGAGCGCGCCGTCCGCGTCGTACGCGAGCCGCCGCCGGTCAGCTCGCGCACCGCGCGTCGATCAGCGCGTTGCCCGGGCCCGTGTCGAACGCCATGGGGTCGCCGGTCCTCGGCACCACGGTGACGTTGGAGATCCCCCCGATGTTCAGGGCTGCCGGCACACCGGGCCGGCCGCGCAGCAGCATCAGGTCGATCAGGCTCACCAGCGGCGCTCCCTGCCCGCCGGCCGCGACGTCCCTCGGCCGGAAGCCGGAGACGACCGGGCAGCCGGTGGCCTCGGCGATCCAGGCCGGTTCGCCAAGCTGGAGGGTGCCGTGGACCCGCCCGTCCGCCGCCCAGTGGTACACGGTCTGCCCGTGCGACGCGATCAACTCAGCCCGTCCCCCGCACAGTTCACGGTCGGCCCGGACGGCGAGCCGCCCGAACGCCTGCCCGATGCGGGTGTCGAGTCGGCAGACGCCGGCGAGCGTGGTGGCCGAGGGGGGCAGGGCCGCGGCGAGCGCGGCCCGCAGGCCGTCCGGGTACGGCTCGCTCACCATGCCCAGCGGGGTGAGGTGGAGCGCGCCGTCCCCGGCCCGGTACTCGAGGTCGCAGGCCGCGGCGTCGACGGCGTCGTACGAGGTGCCCGACATCAGGCCGACGACCCTCATCGCAGGGGCTCCCGGTGGTCGTTCCCGCGCAGGGTCAGCAGCGCCAGTGAGCTGAGGGCACAGGCGCCGGCGGCGTAGTAGGCGGCGATGGCGGTGTCTCCTGTCCGGGCGGTCAATGCGGTGATGACGAGTCCCGCGCAGCCCGAGAACACCGCGTTGGCCAGGGCGTAGGCCAGCCCGAGCCCGGTGCAGCGGACGCGCCGCGGGAACATCTCGGCCAGCATGGCCGGCCCCGGTCCGGCCAGCAGGCCGACGAGCGCGCCCGCGGCCAGCACGGCCGCTGCCCGGGTCGGCGGGGACGCGTCGGCGGACTGGAGCACGTGCAGGAGGGGAAGGCGCATACGACGACGCCGAGCGCGCCGCCGAGCATGACCGGGCGCCGCCCGAACCGGTCGCTGAGCAGCCCTGCGGGCAGGATCGAGGCGGCGAAGCCCAGGTTGGCGAACGTGGTGGCCAGCAGGGCGTTGCGGAAGGAGGCGCCCAGCGTGGACTGGAGGTAGGAGGGCAGAACGACGAGGAAGGTGTACCCGGCGGCCGACCAGCCCATGATCCGCCCGATGCCGAGGAAGACGGCACGGACCTGTTCGCCTCTGTTGGGCGGCCCGCCGGAACCGTGGGCCCCGGACCCCGGCGCGGCCTCGCTTGCGGCCTTGGCCTTCGGGGGCGCCGCGGGTGGCTCCTCCAGCGCCGTACGCAGCCACAGCGCGACCATTCCGAGCGGCAGGGCCAGCAGGAACGGGACCCGCCACCCCCACGCGTACAGCGCCGGCTCGGGCAGGACCGTCGCGAGGGCGGCGGCCGTGCCGGCGCCGGCCAGCAGGCCGAGCGCGACGGTGAAGGACTGCCACGCGCCGTAGAGGCCCCGGCGGCCCGGCGGCGCGTTCTCCGTGATCACGGACACCGCGCCGCCGAACTCCCCGCCCGCGGAGAGTCCTTGCAAGACGCGCAGGAACGTGAGGAGCCAGGGGGCCGCCGGGCCGATGGCGGCCTGGGTGGGGAGGAGCCCGATCAGCGTGGTGGCGAGCGTCATGAGGCCGATGGTGACGACGAGGGTGGGACGGCGGCCGAGGCGGTCACCGAGACGCCCGAAGACCAGGGCGCCGACGGGCCGGAAGAAGAAGGCGAGCGCGAACGAGGCGTAGGTGGCGACCAGTGCCCCGGCACCACTCACGGCCCCAGCTCCTGTACCCGCGTGCGGGGTGAAGAAGTTGGCCGCGATGACGGTGGCGAAGCAGCCGTAGACGCCGAACTCGTACCACTCGACGAGATTGCCGGCCGAACCGGCCAGCAGGGCCCGGCGAGCGGCGGCGCGAGGCGGCGGCGCCGGGAGCAGGTCGGTCGAGGTCACCCGTGCTGCGTGCCCGCTCCGCGTCTTCCCGACGCCTCACGGGGGCACGGTTCAGCACATCGGCGGCAGGGCGCGCGCGCCCTGTGGCCCAGTGGCCCCCGTTGCGGTCCTGAGTACCCGGCGCCCCCCACGACAACGTCCGGAGGGCCCCGGGCCGTGCCGCGGTGGCTCGCGCGGATGACGCTGCGCGGTCGCGCGGTCCTACCGCCCCAACACCGGTTCCAGCGCCCGGCTCAGACGCTCCAGCCATTCCTCGGCCGTGCCCCGTACCTGTGGGTGGTTCGCGCGGAAGTCCTCCCAGTCCACGGACCACAGCGCCACT of the Streptomyces sp. NBC_01294 genome contains:
- a CDS encoding anhydro-N-acetylmuramic acid kinase, whose protein sequence is MRVVGLMSGTSYDAVDAAACDLEYRAGDGALHLTPLGMVSEPYPDGLRAALAAALPPSATTLAGVCRLDTRIGQAFGRLAVRADRELCGGRAELIASHGQTVYHWAADGRVHGTLQLGEPAWIAEATGCPVVSGFRPRDVAAGGQGAPLVSLIDLMLLRGRPGVPAALNIGGISNVTVVPRTGDPMAFDTGPGNALIDARCAS